The following are encoded together in the Aciduricibacillus chroicocephali genome:
- the clpP gene encoding ATP-dependent Clp endopeptidase proteolytic subunit ClpP codes for MNLIPTVIEQTNRGERAYDIYSRLLKDRIIMLGSQIDDNVANSIVAQLLFLEAEDPEKDISLYINSPGGSITAGMAIYDTMQFINADVSTICIGMAASMGAFLLTAGAPGKRYALPNSEVMIHQPLGGTQGQAADIQIHAKRIIEMRQKLNEIMAQRSGQPLEVVERDTDRDNFMTAERAKEYGLIDKVIEKKEKK; via the coding sequence ATGAACTTGATACCTACAGTTATTGAACAGACAAATCGCGGGGAACGTGCTTATGACATTTACTCTCGCCTTTTGAAAGACCGCATCATCATGCTTGGCAGCCAGATTGACGATAATGTCGCCAACTCAATCGTTGCTCAGCTCTTGTTCCTTGAAGCAGAAGATCCTGAAAAGGACATCTCTCTTTATATCAACTCTCCTGGTGGTTCCATCACTGCCGGAATGGCGATCTATGACACAATGCAGTTCATCAATGCTGATGTATCTACAATCTGCATCGGTATGGCTGCTTCAATGGGTGCATTCCTATTGACTGCTGGTGCTCCTGGCAAGCGTTATGCTTTGCCTAACAGTGAAGTCATGATTCACCAGCCTCTTGGTGGTACTCAAGGTCAGGCTGCTGACATTCAGATTCACGCTAAACGTATTATCGAAATGCGCCAAAAATTGAATGAAATCATGGCACAACGTTCCGGCCAGCCTCTTGAGGTTGTTGAACGCGATACTGACCGCGATAACTTCATGACTGCTGAACGTGCTAAAGAATATGGTCTTATCGACAAAGTCATTGAGAAAAAAGAGAAGAAGTAA
- a CDS encoding HPr family phosphocarrier protein has protein sequence MVEKTVQIKLDPGLQARLAAKFVQEATRFSSQINLLKDGRTINAKSIMGLMSLAMAKGEEITLQAEGADEEEALDVLVRFVTNES, from the coding sequence ATGGTGGAAAAGACAGTACAAATTAAACTGGATCCGGGTTTGCAGGCGAGACTTGCCGCTAAATTCGTCCAGGAAGCAACAAGATTCTCATCACAGATCAATCTGCTGAAAGATGGTCGTACAATTAACGCAAAAAGCATTATGGGACTCATGAGTCTCGCAATGGCAAAAGGTGAGGAAATTACGCTCCAAGCTGAAGGAGCGGATGAAGAAGAGGCATTGGATGTGCTTGTTCGATTCGTAACAAATGAAAGCTAA
- the whiA gene encoding DNA-binding protein WhiA, with product MSFASEIKKELTGIEVDSCCTYAELAALVRMNGAISFSRMDYTLDVQTENAAIARRIYTLIKSVYKYPVELLVRKKMKLKKNNVYIVRLKRNVAELLKDLGILREANILTRDIPDKYLQNNCCKRSYLRGAFLAGGSVNNPETSSYHLEIFNFYKEHNHALCCLLNDFGLKSRELERKNGYIVYIKEAEKITEFLNIIGAYNALFKFEDVRIVRDMRNSVNRLVNCETANLNKTIGAAFRQIESIKYIQETVGIEALPEKLQEIARLRIEHQDVSLRELGELASGGNISKSGVNHRLKKIDDFAEKLRRGEHVFNK from the coding sequence ATGTCCTTTGCTTCTGAAATTAAAAAGGAACTGACTGGGATTGAAGTGGATTCTTGTTGTACATATGCAGAACTTGCCGCGTTAGTCCGAATGAATGGGGCCATTTCTTTTTCCAGAATGGACTATACACTTGATGTACAGACTGAGAATGCGGCGATTGCCAGACGAATTTATACATTGATCAAATCTGTATATAAGTATCCAGTTGAACTGCTTGTCAGGAAGAAAATGAAATTGAAAAAGAATAATGTTTATATTGTACGCTTGAAAAGGAATGTCGCCGAACTTCTTAAAGATCTAGGCATCCTGCGAGAAGCGAACATTTTGACACGCGACATACCGGATAAGTATTTGCAGAACAATTGCTGTAAACGTTCCTATTTACGCGGAGCTTTTCTTGCAGGCGGATCGGTGAATAATCCTGAAACCTCTTCTTATCATCTGGAGATCTTCAACTTTTACAAGGAGCATAATCATGCATTATGCTGCCTGTTGAATGACTTCGGATTGAAGTCACGTGAACTGGAACGGAAAAACGGGTATATTGTATATATAAAAGAAGCAGAGAAGATTACAGAATTTCTGAATATTATAGGGGCTTATAACGCTTTATTCAAATTTGAAGATGTTCGTATCGTGCGTGATATGCGTAATTCCGTCAATCGTCTCGTCAATTGCGAGACAGCCAATTTGAATAAGACGATTGGAGCGGCATTCCGCCAAATAGAAAGCATCAAATATATTCAGGAAACTGTAGGAATTGAAGCTTTGCCTGAAAAGCTGCAAGAGATCGCTCGCCTCCGAATTGAACACCAGGACGTCTCTCTCAGAGAGCTCGGTGAATTGGCATCAGGTGGCAATATTTCAAAGTCTGGTGTGAATCATCGGTTGAAGAAGATCGATGATTTTGCAGAAAAATTGCGCCGTGGCGAGCATGTTTTTAATAAATAG
- a CDS encoding gluconeogenesis factor YvcK family protein: protein MNKNEQPKVVVIGGGTGMPVLLRGLKNLPINLKVLVTVADDGGSSGRLRSEMEIPAPGDVRNCLAALSDAEPMLLGLFQHRFKEGNGLSGHSMGNLLLAAMSSLSGDFYTGIKEISRVLSVKGEIYPISNESMLLHAEMEDGSIVSGESNIPLSGKRIKRVFLSPQPARALPDAVKAICDADFVIISPGSLYTSILPNLIFPEIDEALRQTKAKVVYICNVMTQYGETTGFKASDHIRAITDHIGHEAVDAIIVHNEPIEKEMQKRYAVENAEPVEYDIEKLVDMGVEIIEGDIIDHEAPTLRHDTSKVAKLIQALISS from the coding sequence ATGAACAAAAATGAACAACCAAAAGTCGTTGTTATCGGCGGGGGAACAGGTATGCCGGTTCTTCTGCGCGGTCTGAAAAATCTCCCAATCAATCTGAAAGTACTGGTTACTGTTGCGGATGACGGGGGGAGCTCCGGCCGCCTGCGTTCGGAAATGGAAATCCCTGCACCTGGTGATGTGAGAAATTGTCTCGCAGCTCTATCTGATGCTGAACCGATGCTGCTTGGCCTATTTCAGCATCGCTTCAAGGAAGGGAATGGACTTTCCGGACACTCAATGGGTAATTTATTGCTTGCTGCAATGTCATCGCTGAGTGGTGATTTTTATACCGGCATCAAAGAGATTTCGCGTGTTCTCTCTGTAAAGGGAGAAATTTATCCGATTTCTAATGAAAGCATGTTGCTGCATGCTGAAATGGAAGACGGATCGATTGTTTCAGGGGAATCCAATATTCCGCTTTCTGGTAAAAGAATTAAACGTGTATTCCTATCTCCTCAGCCTGCACGTGCACTTCCTGATGCCGTAAAAGCGATTTGCGATGCTGATTTTGTAATCATCTCGCCGGGAAGCTTGTATACGAGTATTTTGCCAAATCTCATTTTTCCTGAGATTGATGAAGCACTACGCCAGACGAAGGCAAAAGTCGTCTACATTTGCAATGTGATGACACAGTATGGAGAGACGACTGGTTTTAAAGCTTCTGATCATATTAGAGCAATTACAGATCATATTGGTCATGAAGCTGTCGATGCTATTATTGTTCACAATGAACCGATTGAGAAAGAAATGCAAAAACGATATGCGGTCGAAAATGCAGAACCGGTTGAATATGATATAGAGAAGCTTGTTGATATGGGCGTGGAAATTATTGAAGGCGATATCATCGATCATGAAGCGCCGACTTTGCGTCATGATACATCCAAGGTGGCAAAGCTGATTCAGGCATTGATCAGCAGTTAA
- the rapZ gene encoding RNase adapter RapZ, whose amino-acid sequence MSGAGKTVAVQSFEDLGYYCVDNLPPALLPKFLELLKDSSNTICKVALVMDLRGREFFDSLVQALDFLDKETWLTQHVLFLDAKDGALVRRYKETRRSHPLDPGGRIIEGITKERQLLDELRGRAQRIIDTSELKPRELREMILSKYSEEKQDIFSVHFVSFGFKHGIPIDADLVFDVRFLPNPFYVESLKPLTGLDSEVSSYVMKWSDTQQFIEKLQDLLQFMIPQYKKEGKSQLVIAIGCTGGQHRSVTLTEYFSKALSNLCLTHASHRDIEKRKKYNEQK is encoded by the coding sequence ATGTCGGGTGCCGGAAAGACGGTGGCCGTGCAGAGTTTTGAAGACTTGGGCTATTACTGTGTTGACAATCTGCCTCCCGCATTGCTCCCGAAATTTCTGGAATTGCTTAAAGACTCCTCCAATACAATCTGCAAAGTTGCCCTTGTCATGGATTTAAGGGGACGTGAATTCTTTGATTCCCTCGTTCAAGCACTTGATTTTCTGGATAAAGAAACTTGGCTTACCCAGCATGTGCTCTTCCTGGATGCAAAGGACGGTGCGCTTGTCCGCCGCTATAAGGAAACGAGACGTTCGCATCCACTTGATCCAGGAGGACGCATTATTGAAGGGATTACGAAGGAACGTCAGCTGCTGGATGAATTGCGAGGAAGAGCTCAGCGCATCATAGACACAAGTGAATTGAAGCCTCGTGAATTGCGGGAGATGATCCTATCTAAGTATTCAGAGGAAAAGCAGGATATTTTCTCTGTTCATTTCGTTTCATTTGGCTTTAAGCATGGTATCCCGATTGATGCCGACCTTGTCTTCGATGTCCGCTTTCTCCCCAACCCTTTCTATGTCGAGAGCTTGAAACCACTCACAGGTCTGGATTCGGAAGTTTCCTCCTATGTCATGAAATGGTCCGATACGCAGCAATTTATTGAGAAATTGCAGGATCTGCTCCAATTCATGATTCCTCAGTATAAAAAAGAGGGCAAATCACAGCTCGTCATTGCAATCGGATGTACTGGAGGCCAACATCGTTCGGTTACCTTAACAGAATATTTCTCAAAAGCTTTATCTAATTTGTGTCTGACACATGCGAGCCACCGTGATATAGAGAAAAGGAAGAAATATAATGAACAAAAATGA
- the trxB gene encoding thioredoxin-disulfide reductase, translated as MSEDRIYDVIIAGAGPAGMTAALYASRANLDTMLIERGIPGGQMANTEEVENFPGFETILGPDLSNKMFEHAKKFGAEYQYGDIKEVVDHGDYKVIKAGADKEYKTRTLIITTGAEHKKIGVPGEEELSGRGVSYCAVCDGAFFKNKELVVIGGGDSAVEEGIYLTKFASKVTIIHRRDELRAQKIIQERAFDNEKIDFIWNTALESINDKDGKVGSVTLVNRETGEKSDFATDGVFIYIGMLPLSSPFASLGITNEEGYIPTNSEMETKIPGIYAAGDIREKHLRQIVTATGDGSIAAESAQKYLEDLKDKMRATK; from the coding sequence ATGTCCGAAGACCGTATCTATGATGTAATTATTGCAGGTGCTGGGCCGGCTGGCATGACGGCAGCACTTTATGCTTCACGTGCCAACCTTGATACAATGCTAATCGAGCGCGGTATTCCCGGCGGTCAGATGGCGAATACAGAAGAGGTAGAGAACTTCCCTGGATTTGAAACAATCCTTGGTCCAGATCTCTCCAACAAAATGTTTGAACATGCGAAGAAATTCGGTGCCGAGTATCAGTATGGAGATATTAAGGAAGTTGTCGACCATGGCGATTACAAGGTCATCAAAGCTGGTGCTGACAAGGAGTATAAGACACGCACTTTGATTATCACTACTGGAGCTGAACATAAGAAAATCGGCGTACCTGGGGAAGAAGAACTTTCAGGACGCGGGGTTTCCTACTGTGCAGTATGTGATGGCGCATTCTTCAAAAATAAAGAACTTGTCGTAATCGGCGGGGGTGACTCTGCTGTCGAAGAAGGAATTTATTTAACGAAGTTTGCGAGCAAAGTAACAATCATCCACCGACGTGATGAGCTGCGTGCTCAGAAGATCATCCAGGAACGTGCTTTTGACAATGAGAAAATTGACTTCATCTGGAATACAGCGCTTGAGTCAATTAATGATAAAGACGGAAAAGTCGGCAGTGTAACGCTCGTGAACCGTGAGACAGGTGAGAAGTCTGATTTCGCAACAGATGGTGTATTCATCTATATCGGAATGTTGCCACTGAGTTCTCCATTTGCATCACTTGGAATTACGAATGAGGAAGGATACATTCCAACAAATTCCGAAATGGAAACGAAGATTCCTGGTATTTACGCTGCAGGAGACATTCGTGAAAAACATCTTCGCCAAATCGTAACAGCGACTGGTGATGGTAGCATTGCAGCTGAGTCTGCACAGAAGTATCTTGAAGATTTGAAAGACAAAATGAGAGCTACTAAATAA
- a CDS encoding tetratricopeptide repeat protein, translating to MPSVKDKPSSKQLNNLVPFIPDGDFYFTKGVEAFRKTKFQSAIKWLQRALELSPKDPLYQCQLSVVYTEIGFFHSANELLMDVLDRNRDKYPDCYYLLANNYAHLGLLNEAKKHASFYLNVEPDGDFADEAEALLELLDIDEEDDEWELDNEDELLVSQEAIFRHMEYLEWETALPLIQEMMENFPDQPLAKHDYALALFEAGEREKALELELGLLEKNEDEILSHLNLAVFYHELGDKEKSEQFTKQLLNVYPMHEQQKLRIAVVLAKTGHYEVACNRFRQLQRSGVRSHPSFYRWFSRSSYMLGDHETADRLWNEGCRKHAPLMRESKPWELSKNMDENASIQ from the coding sequence ATGCCTAGCGTAAAAGACAAACCTTCGAGCAAACAGCTGAATAATCTTGTCCCTTTTATTCCCGACGGTGATTTCTACTTTACCAAAGGAGTCGAAGCGTTTCGCAAGACAAAGTTCCAGTCTGCGATCAAGTGGCTGCAGAGAGCGCTCGAGCTGTCACCGAAGGATCCGCTTTACCAATGCCAGTTGTCCGTTGTCTATACGGAGATCGGTTTTTTCCATTCTGCAAATGAACTGCTTATGGATGTACTGGATCGCAACCGTGACAAATATCCGGACTGCTATTACTTGCTTGCTAACAATTATGCACATCTCGGTCTTTTAAATGAAGCGAAAAAGCATGCCAGCTTCTATTTGAACGTTGAGCCGGATGGAGATTTCGCTGATGAGGCTGAGGCTTTACTTGAGCTATTGGATATAGATGAAGAAGATGATGAGTGGGAGCTTGACAATGAGGACGAATTGCTCGTATCTCAGGAAGCAATTTTCCGTCATATGGAATATTTGGAATGGGAAACGGCACTGCCGCTCATTCAAGAAATGATGGAAAATTTCCCAGACCAGCCTCTTGCCAAACATGATTATGCACTTGCACTTTTTGAAGCGGGTGAACGTGAAAAGGCTCTAGAACTTGAGTTGGGCCTTCTTGAGAAAAATGAAGATGAAATACTTAGCCATCTGAACCTTGCTGTGTTTTACCATGAACTTGGTGACAAGGAGAAATCGGAACAGTTTACTAAGCAGTTGCTTAATGTATATCCGATGCATGAGCAGCAGAAACTGAGAATTGCCGTAGTGCTTGCAAAAACAGGTCATTATGAAGTGGCATGCAACCGTTTCCGCCAGCTTCAGCGTTCAGGAGTACGCAGCCATCCATCTTTCTACAGATGGTTCAGTCGCTCATCCTACATGCTTGGTGACCATGAGACTGCCGACCGGCTTTGGAATGAAGGTTGCCGCAAGCATGCGCCGCTTATGCGGGAATCAAAGCCGTGGGAATTGAGCAAAAATATGGACGAAAACGCATCGATTCAATAA
- a CDS encoding glycerol-3-phosphate dehydrogenase/oxidase has protein sequence MKFSSEQRSKIIKKMESEQFDVLVIGGGITGAGIALDAITRGLKVALVEMQDFAAGTSSRSTKLVHGGLRYLKNFEIKIVAEVGKERAIVYENGPHVTTPEWMMLPFHAGGTFGPFTTNAGLRVYDYLAGVKKKERRKMLSPGEAAAKEPLIRKDGLKGAGYYVEYRTDDARLTIEVLKKAVQKGAFAINYAKVQELVSRPDGKIAGVHIEDMNTGRLHEIHAKKVINAAGPWVDKVRGLDEQVHGKRLQLTKGVHLVFSLKDFPLRQAIYFDAPDKRMIFAIPREGKTYVGTTDTVYDGDIQHPQTLKEDRDYLLNAIHYMFPDVKVGPEHVESSWAGLRPLIADEGKKPGEISRKEEIFISKSGLISMAGGKLTGYRKMAEIAVNEVVKQLKDEEGILYSESETEHMPIAGGEVGGSKGFARYRTRKLEEMAALGISKEMAEYVLSLYGANTDHVLELYLKGKDSAKYANLDPLVYAMLVYGIEEEMVSRPIDFLVRRTAGVYFHMEWAKQQKEPVIQYMKQRFGWTKEWTERLTEEVDSEIIEAEKAAADMLD, from the coding sequence GTGAAGTTTTCGAGTGAACAAAGAAGCAAAATCATAAAGAAAATGGAATCGGAACAATTTGATGTGCTCGTCATTGGCGGGGGAATTACAGGAGCCGGCATCGCTCTTGATGCAATCACACGCGGTTTGAAAGTCGCCTTAGTAGAAATGCAGGATTTCGCAGCAGGTACATCTAGCCGCTCAACGAAACTTGTCCATGGCGGCTTGCGCTACTTGAAAAACTTTGAAATTAAAATTGTGGCTGAGGTAGGCAAGGAAAGGGCGATCGTCTATGAAAATGGACCCCATGTAACAACACCCGAGTGGATGATGTTGCCGTTCCATGCAGGGGGAACATTCGGACCGTTTACAACGAATGCAGGTCTTCGCGTCTATGACTACCTCGCTGGAGTTAAGAAAAAAGAGCGGAGGAAAATGCTGTCTCCGGGAGAAGCAGCAGCAAAAGAACCGCTCATTCGAAAAGACGGATTGAAAGGTGCCGGCTATTATGTGGAATACCGAACGGATGATGCGCGGTTGACCATCGAAGTATTGAAAAAAGCGGTCCAGAAAGGTGCCTTTGCGATCAATTATGCGAAGGTACAGGAGTTGGTGAGCCGCCCAGATGGGAAAATCGCCGGTGTTCATATTGAAGATATGAATACAGGTAGACTTCACGAAATACATGCTAAAAAGGTGATCAACGCTGCAGGCCCTTGGGTGGACAAAGTAAGGGGACTTGATGAACAGGTGCATGGCAAACGTTTACAGCTAACGAAAGGTGTTCATCTCGTCTTTTCCCTAAAAGATTTCCCGCTTCGCCAGGCAATTTATTTTGATGCACCTGATAAGCGGATGATCTTCGCTATTCCACGCGAAGGAAAAACATATGTCGGAACTACGGATACCGTATATGACGGTGATATCCAGCACCCTCAGACGCTTAAAGAGGATAGAGATTACTTGCTTAATGCCATCCACTATATGTTCCCGGATGTGAAAGTCGGTCCAGAACATGTGGAATCAAGCTGGGCAGGGCTCAGACCGCTGATTGCCGATGAAGGCAAGAAACCTGGAGAGATTTCACGTAAAGAGGAAATCTTCATTTCTAAATCAGGCCTTATTTCAATGGCAGGGGGCAAGCTGACAGGCTATCGGAAAATGGCTGAGATAGCAGTGAATGAAGTGGTGAAACAGTTAAAGGACGAAGAAGGCATCCTCTACTCTGAATCGGAAACGGAACATATGCCGATTGCCGGCGGTGAAGTAGGCGGTTCTAAAGGATTTGCACGGTACAGAACGCGTAAACTTGAGGAAATGGCTGCTCTCGGTATTAGTAAAGAGATGGCGGAGTATGTGTTAAGTCTCTATGGAGCAAATACTGACCATGTGTTGGAATTATATTTAAAAGGGAAAGATTCCGCAAAATATGCAAATCTCGATCCACTCGTCTATGCGATGCTCGTTTATGGCATTGAAGAGGAAATGGTCAGCCGGCCAATCGATTTCCTCGTAAGACGAACAGCTGGTGTATATTTCCATATGGAATGGGCCAAACAACAGAAAGAACCGGTCATCCAATATATGAAACAGAGATTCGGCTGGACGAAGGAATGGACTGAAAGGCTTACAGAAGAAGTCGATTCAGAAATCATAGAAGCGGAAAAAGCGGCAGCAGACATGCTAGACTAG
- a CDS encoding acyltransferase, which produces MRKVDRFPVEGPNPLFRMYSTVSFLKVVKNFIVIQTSRYTPWITVKNILFRLFLRMEVGEHSAFALMAMPDLLFPEKIKVGRNTIIGYNTTILTHEYLTHEYRTGNVVIGDNVMIGANTTILPGVTIGDGAVVSAGSLVHKDVPAGMMAGGNPLQFIRKI; this is translated from the coding sequence ATGAGAAAAGTGGACCGCTTTCCGGTAGAAGGGCCGAACCCGCTTTTTCGGATGTACTCGACAGTCTCTTTTTTAAAAGTGGTCAAAAACTTCATTGTCATTCAAACGTCGCGTTACACTCCATGGATAACAGTGAAAAATATCCTTTTTCGCTTGTTTCTTCGTATGGAGGTGGGCGAACACTCAGCGTTTGCATTGATGGCAATGCCAGACCTGCTTTTTCCGGAGAAAATTAAAGTTGGGCGCAATACGATTATCGGCTATAATACGACAATTCTGACCCACGAATATTTGACCCATGAATACCGGACAGGCAATGTTGTAATTGGCGACAATGTAATGATCGGTGCCAACACAACAATTCTGCCTGGTGTAACAATTGGAGATGGAGCGGTTGTTTCTGCAGGCAGTCTTGTCCACAAAGATGTGCCTGCCGGTATGATGGCTGGAGGAAATCCGCTACAATTCATTCGGAAAATATGA
- the ppaX gene encoding pyrophosphatase PpaX: MAIQTILFDLDGTLIDTNELILSSFQHTFDFYDLHFSREELLQFNGPPLRETFQAVNPELADEMIRVYREHNIKHHDALVEAFPGVVEVVSTLYRKGFGLGIVTAKVDQTVEMGLKLTGLDGFFNTVVTANDVVHSKPHPEPVIKAMHELKADPRTTIMVGDNSHDIEAGRNAGIRTAGVAWSHKGRTFLETFKPTYMLEKMEDLLEIIGV, translated from the coding sequence TTGGCTATACAGACGATTCTATTTGATCTGGACGGAACTTTGATTGATACGAATGAATTGATCTTATCCTCTTTCCAACATACATTTGACTTTTACGACCTTCATTTTTCACGCGAGGAGCTTTTGCAATTCAACGGGCCCCCGCTGCGGGAAACATTCCAAGCGGTAAATCCTGAACTTGCTGATGAAATGATTCGGGTCTATCGAGAACATAATATTAAACACCATGACGCTCTCGTTGAAGCATTTCCAGGTGTTGTGGAGGTTGTATCCACTTTGTACCGCAAAGGCTTCGGACTTGGTATCGTGACGGCAAAAGTGGATCAGACTGTTGAAATGGGACTGAAGCTGACAGGGCTGGATGGCTTTTTCAATACTGTCGTCACAGCTAATGATGTCGTACATTCAAAACCTCATCCTGAACCTGTAATCAAAGCGATGCACGAACTGAAGGCTGACCCGCGGACGACAATTATGGTTGGTGACAATTCCCATGATATCGAAGCTGGCAGAAATGCTGGAATACGGACAGCTGGTGTTGCCTGGTCTCATAAAGGACGTACATTTTTGGAAACTTTCAAGCCTACTTACATGCTTGAAAAGATGGAAGATTTACTAGAGATTATAGGGGTCTAA
- the lgt gene encoding prolipoprotein diacylglyceryl transferase has translation MSCSAPHLDRVFIQIGSLPIYWYGVIIAAGVFIGLFLAQREAAKQNLEKDSIIDLVILAVPVSIIFARIYYVLFEWDAYVGGPWWKWFAVWEGGIAIHGALIGATLTAIVYTRVKGISFWKMADILAPSLILGQAIGRWGNFMNQEAHGGPMSKAAYENFHQYLPDFIMNQMCIDGVTYYPTFLYESVWDLIVFGLLLLIRKKNPLRGEVFLSYMMLYSVGRYFIEGLRTDSLYIIPGVVRIAQVVSLLLIVAAILILIYRRRSGLANVRYNGEPRQEK, from the coding sequence ATGAGTTGCAGCGCACCCCATTTGGACAGAGTATTTATTCAAATCGGTTCACTGCCGATTTACTGGTATGGTGTCATTATCGCTGCCGGTGTTTTCATCGGTTTGTTTTTGGCACAAAGAGAAGCGGCGAAACAGAATCTTGAGAAGGATTCAATTATCGATCTCGTTATTCTTGCAGTGCCCGTTTCCATCATCTTTGCAAGGATCTATTATGTTCTATTTGAGTGGGATGCCTATGTTGGTGGGCCATGGTGGAAGTGGTTTGCGGTATGGGAAGGCGGCATTGCAATCCATGGAGCTCTAATTGGTGCTACACTGACTGCGATTGTTTATACGAGAGTGAAAGGAATCTCATTCTGGAAGATGGCTGACATTCTGGCGCCGAGTCTGATTCTCGGACAGGCAATTGGCCGCTGGGGAAATTTCATGAATCAGGAAGCGCATGGCGGTCCGATGTCAAAGGCTGCTTATGAAAATTTCCATCAATATTTGCCTGATTTCATTATGAATCAGATGTGCATTGATGGTGTTACATATTACCCGACATTCCTGTATGAATCGGTTTGGGATTTGATCGTGTTTGGTCTTCTTCTGCTAATCAGAAAGAAAAATCCACTCCGAGGTGAAGTATTCCTCAGTTATATGATGCTTTATTCAGTCGGCCGTTACTTCATTGAAGGATTGCGCACAGATTCTTTGTACATCATTCCAGGCGTCGTTCGTATCGCCCAAGTCGTCTCATTGCTGTTGATTGTGGCAGCCATTCTGATTCTGATTTACCGAAGAAGAAGCGGTCTTGCTAATGTGCGATATAACGGTGAGCCACGGCAAGAAAAATAA
- the hprK gene encoding HPr(Ser) kinase/phosphatase, protein MGFVRTKDLVGRLNMNLLAGEKGLDRKITTSEISRPGIEMTGYFAYYASERLQLIGRKEMSYFLELDHETRQDRLKRMFTDETPAVIIARGMEVPEEFIEAGNKYDMPIFHSPLKTTRVIGRLTNHLEAKFAPFTAVHGVLLDIYGVGVLITGKSGIGKSETALELVKRGHRLVADDSVEIRQEDYENLIGTAPNLIEHLLEIRGLGIINVMTLFGAGSVRRFKKINMIIDLEEWVENKQYNRLGLEDETAQIMDVTLPKATVPIRPGRNLAVIIEVAAMNFRVKLFGLNPAEEFSDRLTSMIEQGKHDLE, encoded by the coding sequence ATGGGATTTGTACGGACAAAAGACCTTGTTGGTCGGTTGAATATGAACCTCCTTGCCGGTGAAAAAGGACTGGACAGAAAAATTACAACGAGTGAAATTTCACGCCCAGGTATTGAAATGACCGGATATTTTGCCTACTATGCCTCAGAGAGATTGCAGCTGATCGGGCGCAAGGAGATGAGTTATTTCCTGGAATTGGATCACGAAACGCGTCAGGATCGGTTGAAACGTATGTTTACTGATGAAACACCGGCGGTAATTATTGCCCGGGGAATGGAAGTGCCAGAAGAATTCATTGAGGCGGGCAATAAATATGATATGCCAATTTTTCATTCACCTTTGAAGACGACACGGGTCATTGGCAGACTTACAAATCATCTCGAAGCCAAGTTCGCCCCTTTTACTGCCGTACATGGTGTGTTGCTCGACATATATGGAGTTGGCGTTCTCATTACGGGTAAAAGCGGCATTGGCAAAAGTGAAACAGCACTTGAGCTTGTAAAGCGTGGGCACCGACTTGTCGCTGATGACAGTGTAGAAATTCGCCAGGAGGATTATGAAAATCTAATTGGTACAGCACCTAACTTAATTGAGCATCTGCTTGAAATCCGCGGTCTCGGTATCATTAATGTAATGACATTGTTCGGCGCTGGTTCGGTTCGCCGTTTTAAAAAAATCAACATGATCATCGACTTGGAAGAGTGGGTTGAGAATAAGCAGTATAACCGGCTCGGCCTTGAAGATGAGACAGCGCAGATCATGGACGTGACCCTTCCAAAAGCGACAGTGCCGATTCGTCCTGGACGAAATCTCGCTGTCATTATTGAAGTAGCTGCTATGAATTTCCGAGTAAAGCTCTTTGGTCTGAACCCGGCGGAGGAATTTTCCGATCGGCTTACGTCAATGATTGAACAGGGAAAACATGATTTGGAATAG